The Chlorocebus sabaeus isolate Y175 chromosome 9, mChlSab1.0.hap1, whole genome shotgun sequence genome includes a window with the following:
- the LOC140712404 gene encoding uncharacterized protein has product MTPARQLRQPRPLSQRSGRASSLTATHRNRFPTSSGRVSTAIAVAAEATAASSSAREPVKPRSYRPLMLRRANRGTAAAPNERRLGAHWPLCPGHSDLGPSPKHSSEIPDSQRWAAAPHKKTERKPNTAVEHPGGAQPPPPHRGQYCSVSLPGQRRRAARLLPPARAGHEPREGRRNHRRRKVVPSLAEAAAATGSSEIQRWRQQTKK; this is encoded by the coding sequence ATGACCCCCGCTCGCCAGCTTCGCCAGCCGCGTCCGCTCTCCCAGCGCTCCGGACGCGCCTCGTCGCTGACCGCCACACACAGGAACCGCTTCCCCACCAGCTCCGGCCGCGTCTCCACCGCCATAGCCGTCGCTGCCGAAGCGACCGCCGCCTCCTCCAGTGCGAGGGAACCGGTGAAACCTCGCTCCTACCGGCCGCTCATGCTGAGGAGAGCGAACCGGGGCACGGCAGCGGCCCCGAACGAGCGCAGACTCGGGGCGCACTGGCCGCTCTGCCCCGGACACAGCGACCTCGGTCCCTCCCCCAAACACTCCTCTGAAATCCCAGATTCGCAGCGCTGGGCTGCAGCGCCACACAAGAAAACTGAGAGAAAACCCAACACGGCCGTCGAACACCCAGGGGGAGCCCAGCCGCCGCCACCGCACCGCGGCCAGTACTGCTCCGTCTCCCTCCCCGGGCAGCGGCGACGCGCAGCGCGTCTCCTTCCGCCGGCGCGGGCGGGGCACGAGCCGCGGGAGGGTCGGCGGAACCACCGCAGACGGAAAGTAGTGCCCAGCCTTGCGGAGGCGGCGGCCGCCACGGGGTCCTCCGAGATCCAGAGGTGGCGGCAGCAGACCAAGAAATGA